A region of Necator americanus strain Aroian chromosome I, whole genome shotgun sequence DNA encodes the following proteins:
- a CDS encoding hypothetical protein (NECATOR_CHRI.G344.T1) — translation MLLYLFGLFLILPFSLAEDTDLEDDLEGGSEEDTNDTGDNNEETDSGSSGNDSDSSDEGGCADAAKYDKLCPYLKEKGFCSGYLQDHMKKWCKKTCGSC, via the exons ATGCTTCTCTACCTGTTCGGCCTTTTCCTCATCCTTCCCTTCTCTTTAGCCGAAGACACCGACCTCGAAGATGACCTTGAGGGCGGCTCTGAGGAAGACACCAATGATACCGGTGATAACAATGAGGAGACAGACAGTGGTTCTTCCGGCAACGACAGTGACTCAAGTGACGAA GGCGGTTGCGCTGACGCAGCGAAGTATGACAAACTTTGCCCGTACCTGAAGGAGAAGGGTTTCTGCAGCGGGTACCTGCAAGACCACATGAAAAAGTGGTGCAAGAAGACTTGCGGAAGCTGTTGA
- a CDS encoding hypothetical protein (NECATOR_CHRI.G344.T3) has translation MLLYLFGLFLILPFSLAEDTDLEDDLEGGSEEDTNDTGDNNEETDSGSSGNDSDSSDEGGCADAAKYDKLCPYLKEKAEDTDLEDDLEGGSEEDTNDTGDNNEETDSGSSGNDSDSSDEGGCADAAKYDKLCPYLKEKGYCSGYLQDHMKKWCKKTCGNC, from the exons ATGCTTCTCTACCTGTTCGGCCTTTTCCTCATCCTTCCCTTCTCTTTAGCCGAAGACACCGACCTCGAAGATGACCTTGAGGGCGGCTCTGAGGAAGACACCAATGATACCGGTGATAACAATGAGGAGACAGACAGTGGTTCTTCCGGCAACGACAGTGACTCAAGTGACGAA GGCGGTTGCGCTGACGCAGCGAAGTATGACAAACTTTGCCCGTACCTGAAGGAGAAGG CCGAAGACACCGACCTCGAAGATGACCTTGAGGGCGGCTCTGAGGAAGACACCAATGATACCGGTGATAACAATGAGGAGACAGACAGTGGTTCTTCCGGCAACGACAGTGACTCAAGTGACGAA GGCGGTTGCGCTGACGCAGCGAAGTATGACAAACTCTGCCCGTACCTGAAGGAGAAGGGTTACTGCAGCGGGTACCTGCAAGACCACATGAAAAAGTGGTGCAAGAAGACTTGCGGAAACTGTTGA
- a CDS encoding hypothetical protein (NECATOR_CHRI.G344.T2): MLLYLFGLFLILPFSLAEDTDLEDDLEGGSEEDTNDTGDNNEETDSGSSGNDSDSSDEGGCADAAKYDKLCPYLKEKGYCSGYLQDHMKKWCKKTCGNC; this comes from the exons ATGCTTCTCTACCTGTTCGGCCTTTTCCTCATCCTTCCCTTCTCTTTAGCCGAAGACACCGACCTCGAAGATGACCTTGAGGGCGGCTCTGAGGAAGACACCAATGATACCGGTGATAACAATGAGGAGACAGACAGTGGTTCTTCCGGCAACGACAGTGACTCAAGTGACGAA GGCGGTTGCGCTGACGCAGCGAAGTATGACAAACTCTGCCCGTACCTGAAGGAGAAGGGTTACTGCAGCGGGTACCTGCAAGACCACATGAAAAAGTGGTGCAAGAAGACTTGCGGAAACTGTTGA